One genomic region from Bos indicus isolate NIAB-ARS_2022 breed Sahiwal x Tharparkar chromosome 17, NIAB-ARS_B.indTharparkar_mat_pri_1.0, whole genome shotgun sequence encodes:
- the MORN3 gene encoding MORN repeat-containing protein 3 isoform X5 produces the protein MFLTLWPHRSSQHAYLQVPAKVGAPVEGVGPEGPEEWTEAPGVRCQWRPLRGRVEGQRETRLCGKPVVWTEPWTKSQDAGVLSLALLLRGCVTLGKGTQVWKKNGAIYEGDWKSGKRDGYGTLSLPDQETGKYKRAYSGWWKGDKKCGYGIQFFGPKEYYEGDWCGNQRSGWGRMYYSNGDIYEGQWRNDKPEGEGMLRLSQNSRSRRCVGGSLGHVQEDKRRRRLMPAPSTPRPCRENTSASGGIQTGVTQLLGPVQLLLEEQVGTHPWHLQKAPYSFQHWLIPSQEEASASLPCWPWGPSCYCLFSWTSSLSAPE, from the exons ATGTTCCTAACCCTTTGGCCCCACAGAAGCAGCCAACATGCCTATCTTCAAGTGCCCGCAAAAGTCGGAGCCCCTGTGGAAGGAGTGGGACCAGAAGGCCCAGAAGAATGGACTGAGGCACCAGGTGTTCGCTGTCAATGGCGACCACTACGTGGGCGAGTGGAAGGACAACGTGAAACACG TCTTTGTGGGAAGCCTGTGGTGTGGACAGAGCCCTGGACTAAGAGTCAGGATGCTGGAGTTCTAAGCCTGGCTCTATTACTGagaggctgtgtgactttgg GGAAAGGAACACAGGTCTGGAAGAAGAACGGAGCCATCTATGAGGGGGACTGGAAGTCTGGGAAGCGAGATGGCTATGGCACCCTCAGCCTTCCTGACCAAGAGACCGGAAAGTACAAGAGAGCCTACTCAGGCTGGTGGAAAGGCGATAAGAAATGT GGCTATGGGATCCAGTTTTTCGGACCCAAGGAGTATTATGAGGGTGACTGGTGTGGCAACCAGCGCAGCGGGTGGGGCCGCATGTACTACAGCAACGGAGACATCTACGAGGGCCAGTGGCGTAACGACAAGCCAGAAGGGGAGGGCATGTTGCGCCTGA GTCAAAATTCTAGATCCCGACGGTGTGTTGGAGGAAGCCTTGGCCATGTtcaagaagacaaaagaagaaggaGATTGATGCCAG CTCCCAGCACTCCTCGCCCTTGCAGAGAGAACACCAGCGCTTCAGGAGGAATTCAAACCGGAGTCACCCAACTGCTCGGACCGGTGCAGCTCCTGTTGGAGGAGCAAGTGGGGACACACCCTTGGCACCTTCAGAAGGCACCTTACTCCTTCCAGCACTGGCTCATTCCTTCCCAGGAGGAGGCCAGTGCTTCTCTCCCCTGCTGGCCTTGGGGACCCTCTTGTTACTGTCTTTTTTCTTGGACCTCATCTCTGAGTGCACCAGAATAA
- the MORN3 gene encoding MORN repeat-containing protein 3 isoform X3, producing the protein MPIFKCPQKSEPLWKEWDQKAQKNGLRHQVFAVNGDHYVGEWKDNVKHGKGTQVWKKNGAIYEGDWKSGKRDGYGTLSLPDQETGKYKRAYSGWWKGDKKCGYGIQFFGPKEYYEGDWCGNQRSGWGRMYYSNGDIYEGQWRNDKPEGEGMLRLKNGNRYEGNWQRGVKNGSGRFFHLDHGQLFEGFWVDDVAKCGTMIDFGRDEAPQPTQFPIPEVKILDPDGVLEEALAMFKKTKEEGD; encoded by the exons ATGCCTATCTTCAAGTGCCCGCAAAAGTCGGAGCCCCTGTGGAAGGAGTGGGACCAGAAGGCCCAGAAGAATGGACTGAGGCACCAGGTGTTCGCTGTCAATGGCGACCACTACGTGGGCGAGTGGAAGGACAACGTGAAACACG GGAAAGGAACACAGGTCTGGAAGAAGAACGGAGCCATCTATGAGGGGGACTGGAAGTCTGGGAAGCGAGATGGCTATGGCACCCTCAGCCTTCCTGACCAAGAGACCGGAAAGTACAAGAGAGCCTACTCAGGCTGGTGGAAAGGCGATAAGAAATGT GGCTATGGGATCCAGTTTTTCGGACCCAAGGAGTATTATGAGGGTGACTGGTGTGGCAACCAGCGCAGCGGGTGGGGCCGCATGTACTACAGCAACGGAGACATCTACGAGGGCCAGTGGCGTAACGACAAGCCAGAAGGGGAGGGCATGTTGCGCCTGA AGAATGGGAACCGCTATGAAGGCAATTGGCAGAGAGGTGTGAAGAATGGGTCGGGGCGTTTCTTCCACCTGGACCATGGTCAGCTGTTTGAAGGCTTCTGGGTGGACGACGTGGCCAAGTGTGGCACAATGATTGACTTCGGCCGCGACGAGGCCCCCCAGCCCACCCAGTTCCCCATTCCTGAG GTCAAAATTCTAGATCCCGACGGTGTGTTGGAGGAAGCCTTGGCCATGTtcaagaagacaaaagaagaaggaGATTGA
- the MORN3 gene encoding MORN repeat-containing protein 3 isoform X1: protein MPIFKCPQKSEPLWKEWDQKAQKNGLRHQVFAVNGDHYVGEWKDNVKHGKGTQVWKKNGAIYEGDWKSGKRDGYGTLSLPDQETGKYKRAYSGWWKGDKKCGYGIQFFGPKEYYEGDWCGNQRSGWGRMYYSNGDIYEGQWRNDKPEGEGMLRLSQNSRSRRCVGGSLGHVQEDKRRRRLMPAPSTPRPCRENTSASGGIQTGVTQLLGPVQLLLEEQVGTHPWHLQKAPYSFQHWLIPSQEEASASLPCWPWGPSCYCLFSWTSSLSAPE from the exons ATGCCTATCTTCAAGTGCCCGCAAAAGTCGGAGCCCCTGTGGAAGGAGTGGGACCAGAAGGCCCAGAAGAATGGACTGAGGCACCAGGTGTTCGCTGTCAATGGCGACCACTACGTGGGCGAGTGGAAGGACAACGTGAAACACG GGAAAGGAACACAGGTCTGGAAGAAGAACGGAGCCATCTATGAGGGGGACTGGAAGTCTGGGAAGCGAGATGGCTATGGCACCCTCAGCCTTCCTGACCAAGAGACCGGAAAGTACAAGAGAGCCTACTCAGGCTGGTGGAAAGGCGATAAGAAATGT GGCTATGGGATCCAGTTTTTCGGACCCAAGGAGTATTATGAGGGTGACTGGTGTGGCAACCAGCGCAGCGGGTGGGGCCGCATGTACTACAGCAACGGAGACATCTACGAGGGCCAGTGGCGTAACGACAAGCCAGAAGGGGAGGGCATGTTGCGCCTGA GTCAAAATTCTAGATCCCGACGGTGTGTTGGAGGAAGCCTTGGCCATGTtcaagaagacaaaagaagaaggaGATTGATGCCAG CTCCCAGCACTCCTCGCCCTTGCAGAGAGAACACCAGCGCTTCAGGAGGAATTCAAACCGGAGTCACCCAACTGCTCGGACCGGTGCAGCTCCTGTTGGAGGAGCAAGTGGGGACACACCCTTGGCACCTTCAGAAGGCACCTTACTCCTTCCAGCACTGGCTCATTCCTTCCCAGGAGGAGGCCAGTGCTTCTCTCCCCTGCTGGCCTTGGGGACCCTCTTGTTACTGTCTTTTTTCTTGGACCTCATCTCTGAGTGCACCAGAATAA
- the MORN3 gene encoding MORN repeat-containing protein 3 isoform X4, with protein MPIFKCPQKSEPLWKEWDQKAQKNGLRHQVFAVNGDHYVGEWKDNVKHGKGTQVWKKNGAIYEGDWKSGKRDGYGTLSLPDQETGKYKRAYSGWWKGDKKCGYGIQFFGPKEYYEGDWCGNQRSGWGRMYYSNGDIYEGQWRNDKPEGEGMLRLSQNSRSRRCVGGSLGHVQEDKRRRRLMPDVLPRSSHCGLMGLDSVVCSPECP; from the exons ATGCCTATCTTCAAGTGCCCGCAAAAGTCGGAGCCCCTGTGGAAGGAGTGGGACCAGAAGGCCCAGAAGAATGGACTGAGGCACCAGGTGTTCGCTGTCAATGGCGACCACTACGTGGGCGAGTGGAAGGACAACGTGAAACACG GGAAAGGAACACAGGTCTGGAAGAAGAACGGAGCCATCTATGAGGGGGACTGGAAGTCTGGGAAGCGAGATGGCTATGGCACCCTCAGCCTTCCTGACCAAGAGACCGGAAAGTACAAGAGAGCCTACTCAGGCTGGTGGAAAGGCGATAAGAAATGT GGCTATGGGATCCAGTTTTTCGGACCCAAGGAGTATTATGAGGGTGACTGGTGTGGCAACCAGCGCAGCGGGTGGGGCCGCATGTACTACAGCAACGGAGACATCTACGAGGGCCAGTGGCGTAACGACAAGCCAGAAGGGGAGGGCATGTTGCGCCTGA GTCAAAATTCTAGATCCCGACGGTGTGTTGGAGGAAGCCTTGGCCATGTtcaagaagacaaaagaagaaggaGATTGATGCCAG ACGTCCTGCCCAGATCCTCCCACTGTGGCCTTATGGGATTGGACTCAGTGGTCTGCTCACCCGAGTGCCCTTGA
- the MORN3 gene encoding MORN repeat-containing protein 3 isoform X2, which produces MPIFKCPQKSEPLWKEWDQKAQKNGLRHQVFAVNGDHYVGEWKDNVKHGKGTQVWKKNGAIYEGDWKSGKRDGYGTLSLPDQETGKYKRAYSGWWKGDKKCGYGIQFFGPKEYYEGDWCGNQRSGWGRMYYSNGDIYEGQWRNDKPEGEGMLRLSQNSRSRRCVGGSLGHVQEDKRRRRLMPERTPALQEEFKPESPNCSDRCSSCWRSKWGHTLGTFRRHLTPSSTGSFLPRRRPVLLSPAGLGDPLVTVFFLGPHL; this is translated from the exons ATGCCTATCTTCAAGTGCCCGCAAAAGTCGGAGCCCCTGTGGAAGGAGTGGGACCAGAAGGCCCAGAAGAATGGACTGAGGCACCAGGTGTTCGCTGTCAATGGCGACCACTACGTGGGCGAGTGGAAGGACAACGTGAAACACG GGAAAGGAACACAGGTCTGGAAGAAGAACGGAGCCATCTATGAGGGGGACTGGAAGTCTGGGAAGCGAGATGGCTATGGCACCCTCAGCCTTCCTGACCAAGAGACCGGAAAGTACAAGAGAGCCTACTCAGGCTGGTGGAAAGGCGATAAGAAATGT GGCTATGGGATCCAGTTTTTCGGACCCAAGGAGTATTATGAGGGTGACTGGTGTGGCAACCAGCGCAGCGGGTGGGGCCGCATGTACTACAGCAACGGAGACATCTACGAGGGCCAGTGGCGTAACGACAAGCCAGAAGGGGAGGGCATGTTGCGCCTGA GTCAAAATTCTAGATCCCGACGGTGTGTTGGAGGAAGCCTTGGCCATGTtcaagaagacaaaagaagaaggaGATTGATGCCAG AGAGAACACCAGCGCTTCAGGAGGAATTCAAACCGGAGTCACCCAACTGCTCGGACCGGTGCAGCTCCTGTTGGAGGAGCAAGTGGGGACACACCCTTGGCACCTTCAGAAGGCACCTTACTCCTTCCAGCACTGGCTCATTCCTTCCCAGGAGGAGGCCAGTGCTTCTCTCCCCTGCTGGCCTTGGGGACCCTCTTGTTACTGTCTTTTTTCTTGGACCTCATCTCTGA